The proteins below come from a single Azospirillum thiophilum genomic window:
- a CDS encoding methyl-accepting chemotaxis protein: protein MKARFRTKIIIGVAAVLAAGAAAVTAVSLTLSRDAGHKAALALAAETADRHGALVAADLSAALDAARATAALVEVERSTGTPRRETVNRYLRRAAEANPLYAGVWVDMADDGFDGRDREFAAHDRSTEILGLPKTGRMSLLWLPGDKGVQADDSDGYTFSDVQEKDYYKAAATARKAVLTEPYLDDFTKRLMTSAAAPVMDGGKAGRVIGVAGVDMALTGLTDLVRSVKPYGDGFAAVLTGSGLYVAHPDGGRLAKTADDLPEAARRAVAEGRAFDGIVELAGAPHYLRLAPVRFSGADGAWSFMVAAPQSSVMADANRLTLLTVLVSLGCVALGCLVAWKVGDGIARPVTALIVAMDRLAAGDLETAVPGADRDDEAGGMARAVEVFKDGLVRARELDRRQQAEWHAKEARAAALSQLQAGFENRVGGLTGALASAAQQLESTARALTGIADHSLDRSEQVASSARAAAENVQTAAAATEELSASVQDIGRQVGESARIADAAVADVKRADDAVAVLAESAERIGTVVGLINDIAGQTNLLALNATIEAARAGEAGKGFAVVAGEVKNLANQTARATEDIVGQVKGIRDATQVAVTAVHGISETIAQVSRIASGIAAAVDQQAAATQEIARSVIQAADGAQEVSGGMGQIRSGAGETGAAADQLLAAAAALAGQSKDLTREIDGFIEGVRRA, encoded by the coding sequence ATGAAGGCCAGGTTCAGGACGAAGATCATCATCGGTGTCGCGGCGGTGCTGGCGGCTGGGGCCGCCGCGGTGACGGCGGTGTCGCTGACATTGTCGCGCGATGCCGGGCACAAGGCGGCGCTTGCCCTGGCCGCCGAAACCGCCGACCGCCATGGCGCACTGGTCGCCGCCGATCTCTCCGCCGCGCTGGACGCCGCCCGTGCAACCGCCGCGCTGGTCGAGGTGGAGCGCTCCACCGGAACCCCGCGGCGCGAGACGGTGAACCGCTACCTGCGCCGTGCCGCCGAGGCCAACCCGCTCTATGCCGGGGTCTGGGTCGACATGGCCGACGACGGCTTCGACGGCCGCGACAGGGAATTCGCCGCGCACGACCGTTCCACCGAGATTCTCGGCCTGCCGAAGACCGGCCGGATGAGCCTGCTGTGGCTGCCGGGGGACAAGGGGGTACAGGCCGACGACAGCGACGGCTATACCTTCTCCGACGTGCAGGAGAAGGACTATTACAAGGCGGCGGCCACCGCGCGGAAGGCGGTGCTGACCGAACCCTATCTGGACGATTTCACCAAGCGGCTGATGACCAGCGCCGCCGCGCCGGTGATGGACGGCGGCAAGGCCGGCCGCGTCATCGGGGTCGCCGGCGTCGACATGGCGCTGACCGGGCTGACCGATCTGGTCCGCTCGGTGAAGCCCTATGGCGACGGCTTCGCCGCGGTGCTGACCGGCTCCGGCCTCTATGTCGCCCATCCCGACGGCGGCCGGCTGGCGAAGACCGCCGACGATCTGCCGGAAGCCGCCCGCCGCGCCGTCGCCGAGGGACGGGCGTTCGACGGGATCGTCGAACTGGCCGGGGCGCCGCATTACCTTCGACTGGCGCCGGTCCGCTTCTCCGGGGCGGACGGTGCCTGGTCCTTCATGGTGGCGGCGCCGCAATCCAGCGTGATGGCCGATGCCAACCGTCTGACCCTGCTGACCGTGCTGGTCAGCCTGGGCTGCGTGGCGCTCGGCTGTCTGGTGGCGTGGAAGGTCGGCGACGGCATCGCCCGTCCGGTCACGGCGTTGATCGTCGCCATGGACCGTCTGGCGGCCGGCGATCTCGAAACCGCGGTGCCGGGCGCCGACCGCGACGACGAGGCCGGCGGCATGGCCCGCGCGGTCGAGGTGTTCAAGGACGGTCTGGTCCGCGCCCGCGAGCTGGACCGCCGGCAACAGGCCGAATGGCACGCCAAGGAGGCCCGCGCCGCGGCGCTGTCCCAGTTGCAGGCCGGGTTCGAGAACCGGGTCGGCGGGCTGACCGGGGCGCTGGCGTCGGCCGCCCAGCAGCTCGAATCGACGGCCCGCGCCTTGACCGGCATCGCCGACCACAGCCTCGACCGGTCGGAGCAGGTCGCCTCCTCCGCCCGTGCCGCCGCCGAGAATGTGCAGACCGCCGCCGCCGCGACGGAGGAGCTGTCGGCCTCGGTCCAGGACATCGGCCGGCAGGTCGGGGAGTCCGCCCGCATCGCCGATGCCGCCGTCGCCGACGTCAAGCGGGCCGACGATGCCGTCGCCGTGCTGGCCGAGAGCGCCGAGCGGATCGGCACGGTGGTCGGGCTGATCAACGACATCGCCGGCCAGACCAACCTCCTGGCGTTGAACGCCACCATCGAGGCCGCCCGCGCCGGGGAGGCCGGCAAGGGCTTCGCCGTCGTGGCGGGCGAGGTGAAGAACCTCGCCAACCAGACCGCCCGCGCCACCGAGGACATCGTCGGCCAGGTCAAGGGCATCCGCGACGCCACCCAGGTGGCGGTGACCGCCGTGCATGGCATCAGCGAGACCATCGCCCAGGTCAGCCGCATCGCATCGGGCATCGCCGCGGCGGTCGACCAGCAGGCGGCGGCGACCCAGGAGATCGCCCGCAGCGTGATCCAGGCGGCCGACGGCGCGCAGGAGGTCAGCGGCGGCATGGGCCAGATCCGATCGGGCGCCGGGGAAACCGGGGCCGCCGCCGACCAGCTTCTCGCCGCCGCCGCCGCGCTGGCCGGCCAGTCCAAGGATCTGACCCGCGAGATCGACGGCTTCATCGAGGGCGTCCGCAGGGCGTAA
- a CDS encoding fumarylacetoacetate hydrolase family protein has product MKLASLKAGGRDGTLVVVSRDLTRAIPVPAVAKTLQAALDEWEALAPKLEEAYRALNADPASGRPFDPAEAASPLPRAYQWADGSAYVNHVELVRKARGAEMPPSFWTDPLMYQGCSDGFLAPMDPIPAATEEWGVDFEAEIAVVTDDVPMGVSAEAARGHVRLLMLVNDVSLRNLIPAELGKGFGFFQSKPASSFSPIAVTPDELGGAWDGAKLHRPLVTTLNGEPFGRPDAGTDMTFDFPTLIAHAAKTRHLAAGSIVGSGTVSNKLDGGPGKPIGAGGVGYSCLAELRTIETIEHGAPKTPFLRFGDRVRIELFDAAGASVFGAIEQEMVRYEGP; this is encoded by the coding sequence ATGAAACTGGCAAGTCTGAAGGCGGGCGGGCGCGACGGCACCCTCGTCGTGGTGTCGCGCGACCTGACCCGCGCCATCCCGGTGCCCGCCGTGGCGAAAACGCTGCAGGCGGCGCTGGACGAGTGGGAGGCGCTGGCGCCGAAGCTGGAGGAGGCCTACCGCGCGCTGAACGCCGATCCGGCGTCCGGCCGGCCCTTCGACCCGGCCGAGGCGGCCTCGCCGCTGCCGCGCGCCTACCAGTGGGCGGATGGGTCGGCCTACGTCAACCATGTGGAGCTGGTGCGCAAGGCCCGCGGGGCGGAGATGCCGCCCAGTTTCTGGACCGACCCGCTGATGTATCAGGGCTGTTCCGACGGCTTCCTGGCGCCGATGGACCCGATCCCGGCGGCGACCGAGGAGTGGGGAGTCGATTTCGAGGCGGAGATCGCCGTCGTCACCGACGACGTGCCGATGGGCGTCTCGGCCGAGGCGGCGCGCGGCCATGTCCGGCTGCTGATGCTGGTCAACGACGTGTCCTTGCGCAACCTGATCCCGGCGGAGCTGGGCAAGGGCTTCGGCTTCTTCCAGTCCAAGCCGGCCTCCAGCTTCTCGCCCATCGCGGTGACGCCGGACGAGCTGGGCGGGGCCTGGGATGGTGCCAAGCTGCATCGCCCGCTGGTGACGACGCTGAACGGCGAGCCCTTCGGTCGTCCGGATGCCGGCACCGACATGACCTTCGACTTCCCGACCCTGATCGCCCATGCCGCGAAGACCCGCCATCTGGCGGCCGGCAGCATCGTCGGGTCCGGCACGGTGTCGAACAAGCTGGACGGCGGCCCCGGCAAGCCGATCGGTGCCGGCGGCGTCGGCTATTCCTGCCTTGCCGAATTGCGGACGATCGAGACCATCGAGCATGGCGCGCCGAAGACGCCCTTCCTGCGCTTCGGCGACCGCGTGCGGATCGAGCTGTTCGATGCGGCCGGCGCCAGCGTGTTCGGCGCCATCGAACAGGAGATGGTCCGGTACGAGGGACCGTGA
- a CDS encoding homogentisate 1,2-dioxygenase, with product MKSWISFPKVEGTASRQAHVRLPAGTYEREMGREGFFGPATQMHHAHPPTGWTSFDGPLRPRAFDLNNIDRIPSQIPGCPLEAPALMGNGATQVRLWRFKGKMDHLVRNADGDDLLFFHQGGGHLYCDYGHLEVREGDYVVLPRNTCWRLETDEAVMVLMVEATGDAYKLPHKGLVGTHAIFDPAVLDVPSLDDAFQAQKHERETLVRVRKRGQLCAMTYPFNPLDAVGWHGDLAPVRLNWRDIRPLMSHRYHLPPSAHTTWAAGRFIVCTFVPRPIESDPEALKLPYYHSNEDYDEVLFYHRGQFFSRDNIHPGMVTYHPSGFPHGPHPKAYEVAQKFERKETDEVAVMIDTRDPLDVYPAMEGVEWGGYADSWKVK from the coding sequence ATGAAGAGCTGGATTTCGTTTCCGAAGGTCGAGGGCACCGCATCGCGTCAGGCCCATGTCCGGCTGCCGGCCGGCACCTACGAGCGCGAGATGGGGCGCGAGGGCTTCTTCGGCCCGGCCACCCAGATGCACCATGCCCACCCGCCGACCGGCTGGACCAGCTTCGACGGGCCGCTGCGCCCGCGCGCCTTCGACCTGAACAACATCGACCGCATCCCCAGCCAAATTCCAGGCTGCCCCTTGGAGGCGCCGGCCCTGATGGGCAACGGCGCGACCCAGGTGCGGCTGTGGCGCTTCAAGGGCAAGATGGACCATCTGGTCCGCAACGCCGACGGCGACGATTTGCTGTTCTTCCACCAGGGCGGCGGCCACCTCTACTGCGACTACGGCCATCTGGAGGTGCGGGAGGGCGACTATGTCGTGCTGCCGCGCAACACCTGCTGGCGGCTGGAGACCGACGAGGCGGTGATGGTGCTGATGGTCGAGGCCACCGGCGACGCCTACAAGCTGCCGCACAAGGGGTTGGTCGGCACCCACGCCATCTTCGATCCGGCGGTGCTGGACGTCCCGTCGCTGGACGACGCCTTCCAGGCGCAGAAGCACGAGCGCGAGACGCTGGTTCGGGTCAGGAAGCGCGGGCAGCTCTGTGCCATGACCTATCCGTTCAACCCGCTCGACGCGGTGGGCTGGCACGGCGACCTCGCCCCGGTGCGGCTGAACTGGCGCGACATCCGGCCGCTGATGAGCCACCGTTACCATCTGCCGCCCTCGGCGCACACCACCTGGGCCGCCGGCCGCTTCATCGTCTGCACCTTCGTGCCGCGCCCGATCGAGTCGGATCCGGAGGCGCTGAAGCTGCCCTACTACCACTCCAACGAGGATTACGACGAGGTGCTGTTCTATCACCGCGGCCAGTTCTTCTCGCGCGACAACATCCATCCCGGCATGGTGACCTACCACCCCTCGGGCTTCCCGCACGGGCCGCATCCGAAGGCCTACGAGGTGGCGCAGAAGTTCGAGCGCAAGGAAACCGACGAGGTCGCCGTGATGATCGATACCCGCGACCCGCTGGACGTCTATCCGGCGATGGAGGGCGTCGAGTGGGGCGGCTACGCCGACAGCTGGAAGGTGAAATGA
- a CDS encoding branched-chain amino acid ABC transporter permease: protein MNALLHGRLTGLMVLAAAIAVLPAFLPNNFYLDIAILAGFNAVVCVGLNLLIGYAGQISLGHAGFFGIGAYASGVLVGTYGWPPVLALLAGAAVVGLLAFAVAKPILRLKGHYLAMATLGIGIIVSIVLRTESGLTGGPDGMMVEPFRIFGIELYGEKVWYWVVGVLLVGVVWLSLNLIDSPMGRALRAVHGSEVAAEVVGVDTARFKVLVFVLSAVFASVAGSLFAHYAGLITPAKADFFKSIELVTMVVFGGMASTFGAVVGAVVLTLLPQALTMFQDYQQIVLGGILMATMVFMPKGLLPTLAALLPARRRA, encoded by the coding sequence ATGAACGCACTCCTTCACGGGCGGCTGACCGGCCTCATGGTACTGGCTGCCGCGATCGCGGTCCTGCCGGCCTTCCTGCCCAACAACTTCTATCTCGACATCGCCATCCTGGCCGGCTTCAACGCCGTGGTCTGCGTCGGGCTGAACCTGCTGATCGGCTATGCCGGGCAGATCAGCCTCGGCCATGCCGGCTTCTTCGGCATCGGCGCCTATGCGTCGGGCGTGCTGGTCGGAACCTACGGCTGGCCGCCGGTGCTGGCGCTGCTGGCCGGGGCCGCCGTCGTCGGGCTGCTGGCCTTCGCGGTCGCCAAGCCGATCCTGCGGCTGAAGGGCCATTACCTCGCCATGGCGACACTCGGCATCGGCATCATCGTGTCGATCGTGCTGCGCACCGAAAGCGGCCTGACCGGCGGCCCCGACGGCATGATGGTCGAGCCGTTCCGCATCTTCGGGATCGAGCTGTATGGCGAGAAGGTCTGGTACTGGGTGGTCGGCGTCCTGCTGGTCGGGGTGGTCTGGCTGTCCCTGAACCTGATCGACAGCCCGATGGGCCGGGCGCTGCGCGCCGTCCACGGGTCGGAGGTGGCGGCCGAGGTGGTCGGCGTCGACACCGCGCGCTTCAAGGTGCTGGTCTTCGTGCTGTCGGCGGTGTTCGCCAGCGTGGCCGGCAGCCTGTTCGCCCATTACGCCGGCCTGATCACCCCGGCCAAGGCCGACTTCTTCAAGTCGATCGAGCTGGTGACCATGGTGGTGTTCGGCGGCATGGCCTCGACCTTCGGCGCGGTGGTCGGCGCGGTGGTGCTGACGCTGCTGCCGCAGGCGCTGACCATGTTCCAGGACTACCAGCAGATCGTGCTGGGCGGCATCCTGATGGCGACGATGGTGTTCATGCCCAAGGGCCTGCTTCCCACCCTGGCGGCACTGCTCCCGGCGCGGAGGCGGGCATGA
- a CDS encoding 2Fe-2S iron-sulfur cluster-binding protein, with translation MSRIRLHPSGRTVECRDGETVLSALEQAGYALPNNCRAGACGECKVKVISGQFDQGMVLDMALSQGERKDGYGLMCMAKPISDELVIEYGTADAQPKLFPPRENVLFIVTDRIPRTPRIVELRLRPLGQPLRYWPGQYVMLGDAAAGAPPRCYSIANAPRPDGEIVLQVTRVDGGPTSGWIHDRLAVGEMVKLSGPYGTFIGDPSVDSPVLCMAAGSGLAPILALTDAALRRGYRQPVTLLVSACTRADVYEQGLLGYWQAKYRNFRVKVTLTRQELPGHLTGRIPAILPGLFPDLSGHAVFTAGSPAFVESCVAAARALGAQDDRIHSEGYVSQHIPEVLPADRLMALG, from the coding sequence GTGAGCCGCATCCGCCTCCACCCCTCGGGCCGCACGGTCGAGTGCCGTGACGGCGAGACCGTCCTGTCGGCGCTGGAACAGGCCGGCTATGCCCTGCCCAACAACTGCCGCGCCGGGGCCTGCGGCGAATGCAAGGTCAAGGTGATCAGCGGCCAGTTCGACCAGGGCATGGTGCTGGACATGGCGCTGTCCCAGGGCGAGCGGAAAGACGGCTACGGCCTGATGTGCATGGCCAAGCCGATCTCCGACGAGCTGGTGATCGAATACGGCACCGCCGACGCCCAGCCCAAGCTGTTCCCGCCGCGCGAGAATGTGCTGTTCATCGTCACCGACCGCATCCCGCGCACGCCACGGATCGTGGAGTTGCGGCTGCGCCCGCTGGGCCAGCCGCTGCGCTACTGGCCGGGACAGTATGTGATGCTGGGCGACGCCGCGGCCGGCGCACCGCCGCGCTGCTATTCCATCGCCAACGCACCCCGCCCGGATGGCGAGATCGTCCTGCAGGTCACCCGCGTCGACGGCGGCCCGACCAGCGGCTGGATCCACGACCGGCTTGCGGTCGGCGAGATGGTGAAGCTGTCCGGCCCCTACGGCACCTTCATCGGCGACCCGTCGGTCGACAGCCCGGTGTTGTGCATGGCCGCCGGCTCCGGCCTCGCCCCCATCCTGGCGCTGACCGACGCGGCGCTGCGCCGCGGCTACCGCCAGCCGGTGACGCTGCTGGTCTCGGCTTGCACGCGGGCGGATGTCTACGAGCAGGGGCTGCTCGGCTACTGGCAGGCCAAATACCGCAATTTCAGGGTCAAGGTGACGCTGACGCGCCAGGAGTTGCCCGGCCATCTGACCGGCCGCATCCCCGCCATCCTACCCGGCCTGTTCCCCGACCTGTCCGGCCACGCCGTCTTCACCGCCGGCAGCCCTGCCTTCGTCGAGTCCTGCGTCGCCGCCGCCCGCGCGCTGGGCGCACAGGACGACCGGATCCACAGCGAGGGCTACGTGTCCCAGCACATTCCGGAAGTGCTGCCGGCCGACCGGCTGATGGCGCTGGGCTGA
- the paaX gene encoding phenylacetic acid degradation operon negative regulatory protein PaaX, translating into MARPRRPEDLAAQLTEAIAPRAKSLIITAYGDAVLPHGGSLWLGSLIELMGLFGMSERIVRTSVFRLCKDDWLTNTQIGRRSFYRVTDSGKERFAAAERRIYAPLAREWDRGWDLLLVPPNALDAETRDALRRELTWQGFGAASATVYAHPNCDEAAMHRSLAELGVADRIVHMKASLDRAEGFGALRDLVRGCWDIDQLEHDYAAFLDHFRPVWAAVDAAEALDPAACFVLRTLMIHDFRRILLRDPMLPPDLLPADWPGQESRMLTRNLYRRLAGPSEAFLMQAATTANGPLPDAQPSFHGRFGGLETIAAG; encoded by the coding sequence ATGGCCCGCCCACGCCGCCCCGAAGACCTCGCCGCCCAGCTGACAGAAGCCATCGCGCCGCGGGCCAAGTCGCTGATCATCACCGCCTATGGCGACGCGGTTCTGCCGCATGGCGGGTCGCTGTGGCTGGGCAGCCTGATCGAGCTGATGGGGCTGTTCGGGATGAGCGAGCGGATCGTCCGCACCTCGGTCTTCCGGCTGTGCAAGGACGATTGGCTGACCAACACCCAGATCGGCCGGCGCAGCTTCTACCGGGTGACCGACAGCGGCAAGGAGCGCTTCGCGGCGGCGGAACGGCGGATCTACGCGCCGCTGGCCCGCGAGTGGGACCGCGGCTGGGACCTGCTGCTGGTGCCGCCCAACGCGCTCGACGCCGAGACCCGCGACGCCTTGCGGCGGGAATTGACCTGGCAGGGCTTCGGCGCCGCATCGGCCACCGTCTACGCCCATCCCAACTGCGACGAGGCGGCGATGCACCGGTCGCTGGCGGAGCTGGGGGTCGCCGACCGGATCGTCCACATGAAGGCCAGCCTGGACCGGGCCGAAGGGTTCGGGGCGCTGCGCGATCTGGTGCGCGGCTGCTGGGACATCGATCAGCTCGAACATGATTATGCGGCGTTCCTGGATCATTTCCGTCCGGTCTGGGCGGCGGTCGACGCGGCGGAGGCCCTGGACCCCGCCGCCTGCTTCGTCCTGCGCACGCTGATGATCCATGATTTCCGACGCATCCTGCTGCGCGACCCGATGCTGCCGCCCGACCTGCTTCCGGCCGACTGGCCGGGCCAGGAATCGCGGATGCTGACGCGCAACCTCTACCGCCGGCTGGCAGGCCCATCGGAAGCCTTCCTGATGCAGGCGGCGACCACCGCCAACGGCCCGCTGCCCGATGCCCAGCCGTCCTTCCACGGGCGCTTCGGCGGGCTGGAAACCATCGCCGCCGGCTGA
- a CDS encoding ABC transporter substrate-binding protein yields the protein MRRRLLSTIALSITAMFAVSGMLSGAAVAADPIKVGAIVSATGPASFLGDPEKKVLELYADRINQAGGIAGRPVQLTVYDDGGAADKAASFTKRLIESDGVDVIVGGTTTAATMAAVPLVERAGVPFISLAGAVVIVEPVKKWVFKTPHTDRMAAEKVMEDMKARGLTRLALLSEDSGFGKSGREQTLAVAKERGIELVADETYGAKDTDVTAQLTKVKNNAAAQAVLVFGLGQGPAVVTKNYRQLGISLPLYQSHGVASKEYIRLAGGAAEGVRLPAAGLVVAAQLPDSDPQKKVATEFTKIYEDSFSSEVSTFAGHAYDGLMIALDAVKRAGGTDKAKLRDAIEQTKGYVGTGGIVTMSAKDHMGLTLDAFHMVEVKQGDWALVK from the coding sequence TTGCGCAGACGCCTGCTTTCCACCATCGCCCTTTCCATCACCGCCATGTTTGCGGTGTCCGGCATGCTGTCCGGTGCGGCGGTCGCCGCCGATCCGATCAAGGTCGGCGCCATCGTCTCCGCCACCGGCCCGGCCTCCTTCCTCGGCGATCCCGAGAAGAAGGTGCTGGAGCTCTATGCCGACCGCATCAACCAGGCGGGCGGCATCGCTGGCCGGCCGGTCCAGCTGACCGTCTATGACGACGGCGGCGCGGCGGACAAGGCGGCCTCCTTCACCAAGCGCCTGATCGAGAGCGACGGCGTCGACGTGATCGTCGGCGGCACCACGACCGCGGCGACCATGGCGGCGGTGCCGCTGGTGGAGCGGGCCGGCGTGCCCTTCATCTCGCTGGCCGGCGCGGTGGTGATCGTGGAGCCGGTGAAGAAGTGGGTGTTCAAGACCCCGCACACCGACCGCATGGCCGCCGAGAAGGTGATGGAGGACATGAAGGCGCGCGGGCTGACCAGGCTGGCGCTGCTGTCGGAGGATTCCGGCTTCGGCAAGTCCGGCCGCGAGCAGACGCTGGCCGTCGCCAAGGAGCGCGGGATCGAGCTGGTCGCCGACGAAACTTATGGCGCCAAGGACACCGACGTCACCGCCCAGCTGACCAAGGTGAAGAACAACGCCGCGGCGCAGGCGGTGCTGGTGTTTGGCCTCGGCCAGGGGCCGGCGGTGGTGACCAAGAACTACCGCCAGCTCGGCATCTCGCTGCCGCTCTACCAGTCGCACGGCGTGGCGTCGAAGGAATATATCCGGCTGGCCGGCGGGGCCGCCGAGGGTGTCCGCCTGCCGGCCGCCGGTCTGGTCGTCGCGGCGCAGCTGCCGGACAGCGACCCGCAGAAGAAGGTGGCGACCGAGTTCACCAAAATCTACGAGGACAGCTTCAGCTCGGAGGTCTCGACCTTCGCCGGCCATGCCTATGACGGGCTGATGATCGCGCTGGACGCGGTGAAGCGCGCCGGCGGCACCGACAAGGCCAAGCTGCGCGACGCCATCGAGCAGACCAAGGGCTATGTCGGCACCGGCGGCATCGTGACCATGAGCGCCAAGGACCACATGGGCCTGACGCTGGACGCCTTCCACATGGTGGAGGTGAAACAGGGTGACTGGGCGCTGGTGAAGTAA
- a CDS encoding ABC transporter ATP-binding protein: MKMLATTEISLDMTTQARRIGPPILKVEHLSREFGGVLAVGDLSFTIAAGDIHSIIGPNGAGKTTLFNLVTGVYKPSGGRVLFDGADVSGMAPYRLAARGMSRTFQNLQIFFNMTALENVMVGRHLHLDTRLLPALFRFPSLVRKDREARDRAVQLMTDVGLEKYIDADAASMPYGALKRLEIARALASEPKLLLLDEPAAGLNATESREIDEVIKTVAGNGVTIVLVEHDMKMVMGISHRITALNQGRMLAEGTPQEVGANPDVIAAYLGAAP, encoded by the coding sequence ATGAAGATGCTGGCAACCACAGAGATTTCCCTGGATATGACGACCCAGGCCCGCCGCATCGGCCCGCCGATCCTGAAGGTGGAGCATCTCAGCCGCGAATTCGGCGGCGTGCTCGCCGTCGGCGATCTCAGCTTCACCATCGCGGCCGGCGACATCCATTCGATCATCGGGCCGAACGGGGCGGGCAAGACCACGCTGTTCAACCTGGTGACCGGCGTCTACAAGCCGTCGGGCGGCAGGGTGCTGTTCGACGGGGCCGACGTGTCGGGCATGGCGCCCTACCGGCTGGCCGCCCGCGGCATGTCGCGCACCTTCCAGAACCTGCAGATCTTCTTCAACATGACGGCTCTGGAGAACGTCATGGTGGGGCGGCACCTGCACCTGGACACCCGGCTGCTGCCGGCGCTGTTCCGCTTCCCCTCGCTGGTGCGCAAGGACCGCGAGGCGCGCGACCGCGCGGTGCAGCTGATGACCGATGTCGGGCTGGAGAAATACATCGACGCCGATGCCGCCTCCATGCCCTACGGCGCGCTGAAGCGGCTGGAGATCGCCCGTGCGCTGGCGTCGGAGCCGAAGCTTCTGCTGCTGGACGAGCCGGCGGCCGGCCTGAACGCCACCGAAAGCCGCGAGATCGACGAGGTCATCAAGACCGTGGCGGGCAACGGCGTCACCATCGTCCTGGTGGAGCACGACATGAAGATGGTGATGGGCATCTCGCACCGGATCACCGCGCTGAACCAGGGCCGCATGCTGGCCGAGGGCACGCCGCAGGAGGTGGGAGCCAACCCGGATGTCATCGCCGCCTATCTCGGCGCCGCACCGTAA
- a CDS encoding branched-chain amino acid ABC transporter permease — protein MFAELLQYMLSGLTIGAIYALAGLGFSIIYNASHVINFAQGEFIMIGGMASATLTASGVPLPLAIMIGCGGAMLVGVLVAKFAVERARNASTVTLIIITIGASIFLRGIAELIWGKDFKRLDAFSGETPIQILGASMQPQSLWVVGTAAVLIVAIGLFFARTLTGKAMLATSHNRLAAQLVGIDVKRVVLASFALSAALGAVGGAVVAPITFSYTEMGIMLGLKGFTAAVLGGLGHGPGAVAGGLIVGVAEALGAGYISSAYKDAIAFVIILAVLLFMPNGLFGKRGTERV, from the coding sequence ATGTTCGCGGAACTGCTGCAATACATGCTGTCGGGGCTGACCATCGGCGCGATCTATGCGCTGGCGGGGCTCGGCTTCTCGATCATCTACAATGCCAGCCACGTCATCAACTTCGCCCAGGGCGAGTTCATCATGATCGGCGGCATGGCGTCGGCGACCCTGACGGCGTCGGGGGTGCCGCTGCCGCTGGCGATCATGATCGGCTGCGGCGGCGCCATGCTGGTCGGCGTCCTGGTGGCGAAATTCGCGGTGGAACGGGCGCGCAACGCCTCGACCGTCACCCTGATCATCATCACCATCGGCGCGTCGATCTTCCTGCGCGGCATCGCCGAACTCATCTGGGGCAAGGACTTCAAGCGGCTCGACGCCTTCTCCGGCGAGACGCCGATCCAGATCCTGGGCGCCTCGATGCAGCCGCAGTCGCTGTGGGTGGTAGGCACGGCCGCCGTGCTGATCGTCGCCATCGGCCTGTTCTTCGCCAGGACGCTGACCGGCAAGGCGATGCTCGCCACCTCGCACAACCGGCTGGCCGCCCAGCTGGTCGGCATCGACGTCAAGCGGGTGGTGCTCGCCTCCTTCGCGCTGTCGGCGGCGCTGGGTGCCGTCGGCGGGGCGGTGGTGGCTCCGATCACCTTCTCCTACACCGAGATGGGCATCATGCTGGGGCTGAAGGGCTTCACCGCCGCGGTGCTGGGGGGGCTGGGCCACGGGCCGGGCGCGGTGGCCGGCGGCTTGATCGTCGGCGTCGCCGAGGCGCTGGGCGCCGGCTACATCTCGTCGGCCTACAAGGACGCCATCGCCTTCGTCATCATCCTGGCCGTCCTCCTCTTCATGCCGAACGGGCTGTTCGGCAAACGCGGCACCGAACGGGTGTAA